The region TACTCGATCTCAACCGGGGAACGGCTGTAGGTCAAGTAGTCACGCTTGGTCATGCCCACGCCGTGCTCGGCGGAAATCGAACCGTTGTACTTCTCGACGGTTTCGAATACCCACTTGTTCACCGTAGCGCACTTGGCAAAGAACTCGTCCTTGCTCAGGTTATCCGGCTTGAGGATGTTCAAGTGCAGGTTGCCGTCGCCGATGTGGCCGAACCAGACGATTTCGAAGTCCGGGTAATGTTCGCCGACGATCGCGTCGATTTCCTTCAGGAACGCCGGGACTTTCGATACGGTGACCGAAATGTCGTTCTTGTACGGCGTCCAGTGGGAGATCGTTTCGGAGATGTATTCGCGCAGCTTCCAGAGGTTCTGCAACTGGGTTTCGCTCTGGCTCATCACGCCGTCCAGCACCCAGCCCTGCTCGACGCAATGTTCGAAAGTTTCCAGGGCATGGTTGGCCACTTCTTCGGTGGTCGCTTCGAATTCCAGCAGCGCGTAGAACGGGCAATCGGTTTCGAACGGTGCCGGCACATCGCCGCGGCCCATGACCTTGGCCAGGGCTTTGTCGGAGAAGAATTCGAACGCGGTCAGGTCCAGTTTGCTCTGGAACGCGTGCAGTACCGGCATGATCGAGTCGAAATCGGTGGTGCCGAGGACCATCGCGGTGAGGTTTTTCGGCGCACGGTCCAGACGCATGGTCGCTTCGACCACAAAACCGAGGGTGCCTTCGGCGCCGATGAACAGCTGGCGCAGGTCGTAGCCGGTGGCGTTCTTGATCAGGTCGCGATTGAGCTCCAGCAGATCACCCTTGCCGGTGACGACTTTCATGCCGGCCACCCAGTTGCGGGTCATGCCGTAGCGAATAACCTTGATCCCGCCGGCATTGGTGCCGATATTACCGCCAATCTGGCTCGAACCTGCCGAAGCGAAGTCCACCGGGTAGTACAACCCGTGTTCTTCGGCCTTGTTCTGCAACTGCTCAGTGACCACACCCGGCTGACAAACGGCCGTACGGTCGGTGAGGTTTACCTCGAGAATCTGGTTCATGTAGTCGAACGAGACGACCACTTCGCCATTGGCCGCCACGGCAGCGGCGGACAACCCGGTGCGCCCACCGGACGGCACCAGCGCGACCTTGTGCTCATTGGCCCAACGGACAATGGCCTGGACCTGCTCGGTGGTCTTGGGGAACACGATGGCGGTGGGCGCGGGGGCGAAATGCTTGGTCCAATCCTTACCGTAAGCATTCAGGGAGTCGGCGTCGGTCAGGACCTTGCCAGGCTCAACCAGGGTCTTCAGCTCTTCAATCAGGGAAGGATTGGTCATCGACAGAACTCTCGAACAATTCATGGTCATCCTGAGAACGCTTCACGTCGCAGGAATGAGTGTTTAGCGGGGTGCGTATGCTAGCATACCGACCCCGCAGGGTAGTGCCCAAAGGCTATTCTGCGGTGACGGCATTGTTGCCGTCCGGGTCAGCATCTGCTGGCTACTTCCTGCCAATTTTCTCCGGGATACAGGTTTACGCAGATGAGCAAGACTTCTCTCGATAAGAGCAAGATCAAGTTCCTTCTTCTCGAAGGCGTCCACCAATCGGCTGTCGACGTTCTCAAGTCGGCTGGCTACACCAGCATCGAGTACCTTACAGGTTCTCTGCCGGAAGCCCAGCTGAAGGAAAAGATCGCTGATGCGCACTTCATCGGCATTC is a window of Pseudomonas sp. 10S4 DNA encoding:
- a CDS encoding FAD-binding oxidoreductase, translating into MTNPSLIEELKTLVEPGKVLTDADSLNAYGKDWTKHFAPAPTAIVFPKTTEQVQAIVRWANEHKVALVPSGGRTGLSAAAVAANGEVVVSFDYMNQILEVNLTDRTAVCQPGVVTEQLQNKAEEHGLYYPVDFASAGSSQIGGNIGTNAGGIKVIRYGMTRNWVAGMKVVTGKGDLLELNRDLIKNATGYDLRQLFIGAEGTLGFVVEATMRLDRAPKNLTAMVLGTTDFDSIMPVLHAFQSKLDLTAFEFFSDKALAKVMGRGDVPAPFETDCPFYALLEFEATTEEVANHALETFEHCVEQGWVLDGVMSQSETQLQNLWKLREYISETISHWTPYKNDISVTVSKVPAFLKEIDAIVGEHYPDFEIVWFGHIGDGNLHLNILKPDNLSKDEFFAKCATVNKWVFETVEKYNGSISAEHGVGMTKRDYLTYSRSPVEIEYMKAVKAVFDPNGIMNPGKIFAV